One genomic window of Cheilinus undulatus linkage group 7, ASM1832078v1, whole genome shotgun sequence includes the following:
- the plpp2b gene encoding phospholipid phosphatase 2b, with the protein MKELKKKKLYVVMDVLCVIVAALPFLIMTIVFKPYIRGVYCDDESIMYPLKPDTITHGMLAAVTISCTVIIICSGEAYLVHSKRIYSNSEFNQYVAALYKVVGTFLFGASVSQSLTDLAKFTIGRPRPNFMAVCAPKVCTGYMQKINCTGRHEDVTESRLSFYSGHSSFGMYCMLFLALYVQARLVAKWARLLRPTIQFFLVAFAVYVGYTRVSDYKHHWSDVLVGLLQGALVAVLNVRFVSDFFKKRPPRCTRKETAESEEPERKPSLQIADSDHGNHYNYHHNPGPV; encoded by the exons cGGCTCTGCCCTTCCTCATCATGACCATCGTGTTCAAGCCCTACATAAGAGGAGTTTACTGTGATGACGAGAGCATCATGTACCCCCTAAAACCAGACACCATCACCCATGGCATGCTGGCAGCCGTCACCATCTCCTGCACTGTCATCATT ATCTGTTCTGGAGAGGCTTATTTGGTCCACAGCAAGAGGATTTACTCTAATTCAGAGTTCAACCAGTATGTAGCTGCTCTCTACAAGGTTGTGGGCACTTTCTTGTTTGGAGCATCTGTTAGCCAGTCGCTTACCGACCTTGCCAAGTTCACAATCGGCCGCCCGAGACCCAATTTCATGGCCGTTTGTGCTCCCAAGGTCTGCACAGGATACATGCAGAAGATTAACTGCACCGGCAGGCATGAGGACGTCACAGAGTCCAG ATTGTCCTTCTACTCTGGCCACTCTTCCTTTGGGATGTACTGCATGCTCTTCCTTGCA CTTTATGTGCAGGCCAGACTGGTGGCTAAGTGGGCCAGACTTCTCCGGCCTACCATCCAGTTCTTCCTGGTGGCCTTTGCGGTGTACGTGGGTTACACCCGAGTCTCTGATTACAAACATCATTGGAGCGACGTGCTGGTGGGGCTGCTGCAGGGAGCGCTTGTTGCTGTACTCAAT GTACGCTTTGTGTCAGACTTCTTTAAAAAGCGCCCACCGCGTTGTACCAGGAAAGAGACAGCTGAGAGTGAAGAACCAGAGAGGAAACCCAGCCTTCAGATTGCAGACTCCGACCATGGCAACCATTATAACTATCACCATAATCCAGGCCCGGTTTGA